ataaaagaaaatgggtaaaaaattgaaagtataAAGTtaagaagacaaaaaaaaatatattacaaaaatttatggCAGGATATGGTcggagaatatatatatttatatatactttgtgGAATTCGAATACTTTTGATATTGAGTGATTAGAAATTTTTTCGATGTAGAGTCGTCATAATGAAATTGCCTAATCTCCATTTTACTCATGTTTTTGcaaaatagtgaaaaaattatttgtgttcTTAAAACAGGCTAAAAGCTTTCCTTATTTAAATAGATGCTGTGGAAACCCCCTCCCGTTAGAAATTAATGGAAGGTGGAATACACGCACGGATAGTgcatttttagtatttttttttccttgttttttccttttttcctttaattaataaaatgcaCCTGTATTATGTTTGCAGTCATgctcaaatttatttgttttaatcttGGTTTTAGTGGTcctttttgcattttcatccttcctaaatatatttatttaaatatcacaatataaaaactaaattactaaaatttattttttcagatttaatatctatatcaatataaatgttaatcaattataattattatattattgaatttattatgtagtttaaatatatttaaatcattatattatttaaattatatattatgtagtttatatatatttaaataaatacattatttactgtaaataatatttaaatctaaataaatattaaaagtattaaaaataaaatataaatttattttaattatttttacattaaaaatttaaaatctttttttttattttgttaaaaatacaaatatatttgaaatagttGTCTAAATTTGCCTTGGATGACAATTGTGTCTACCAGGGCAAGGCTGGGGCACCGTGCTGGGTGGTGATCAAGGGGGCGTCGGGAAGTTGGCGGCTGGGGGAGGGAGGAAGGAGGAGGGGTTATGGTGGGGAAGGCTGGGGGTGGGTGGAGgggtaattttattaaatttattgttgtaaatactaattttatttttataattatacatataatatatatttaaaattagttaaagttagatccttaattttttaatgaatgtaatatttaaccgttgaatttaattgattagattttataattttatacattaaaaaaatccaacactagtcattaaaataaaaaaataatatgtaataaattaggACGTAATGATTATTTCGTCAAAAAATTAAGACCTTTAGTTACATTAACGGAGAGCGGTAAAtctgaattaaaaaaaataaaaagcggTAAATGAGCAATGTTTAAAAAAACAGGTGAGTTTTGAGTCATAAAGGGGtccctttaaaaaaaaaaaacaacataggggaattttataatatttggcctttgaaattctttccaattcaaaattttccacgTAAATAGTCTCAGACAGATTCTGTCATtacatcttatttatttagttgacattttatttaatattttcattgtaGAAAATTTTAGCTCGAATTAGATTTCGTCGAATTAAACCATTTACAAATTGGTTACTATACAccaattacatgacaaatgtattatacttctcatatgattgatttaaattcGACTAAATCAGGTCCAGACTAAAATTTTCCTTTAttacaacttatttttaattttattttgtaatagatTTTCTAATACCAGCTAACATGATGTTAAAGAAGCAGCATCAGAAAGGAAAATTCTGATTTGAGTTGAGTTTGGTCGCATctacataattatatgataaataaataatatttgcaatgtaatttatattcatacaAACAAACATGATTAATAACATGTAAAATGTAATAGCACTTGACATTTGCTTAATCTTGTCCGTCTCGCAAGATACTTTTTGAAGCAAATACTGTAACTCGCTTCAATTGTAATATGATTTGggattagattttttttattttattcaatatatgcTCACCGTGTGTATAAATACTATAATGAATTgtattaatacttttaaaattaagtctACTTACACAATCGTCTGATATCTTTTTCGAATTATAAGTATGTCCTTTGAggttgtatattatatttataggtacactacttatatatttaggaatataattttacaagtaCTAACACTTGAGGTGATATGCCATCGTGATACACCTTAGGGGGTATACTTGTACTGTTAAAAGACTAGATAGTGTTTGCATATTTTAGACTTAATATCATgagtttttattataatttattctaaatattatgtcattcattttaattaagaaagaattatatagtcgatataatatatagtaaactctcaaaataaaaatccaatatGCTATGATTTAAATTGCGTCACTACAATTTGTCCATTAAATCCCAAGCTCCATCTTGAGTCGCACAAGCATTGGTTAGTATAATCCTATTACCTTGGATTGAAAACTTTATGTGTTGCATCCACATCACTATCTCATCATTAACGGTCACCCATTTACATCCATTATTAACTACCCTATAGAACTAAACAATATCGAATTATATTCATGTCAAAAACCATGCAACAATAACTGGGATCAATTGCTTTACAAACTCAGTTTAATTCCCCCAAAATGACTAGAAAGGGGCGCAAAAAGAAGGGGAAGAAGGGAGAGAGAGGGAAAAACCTCTGAATACTAATTATTACTCCCCAACGCGGAATCATCAATTATCAACGAGGTGGCGCCGCCATGAGCCGCTCCTGCTCGGTGAGAGAGTGGCGGAAGTGGCAGCGGTGACCATATGGGCAGATGTCTCCGGCCAGAACCATGCGGCAAACCTCAGTCTTATAGCGTGGGTGCCTGATCACCGGCCGTAGTTCTTTGATTCCATGTGCGTACTGGCAGTTCTTCCCGTAAGGACACGCCCCTGTCTCCTCCCACTTGTTGCAGAGCTCAGTTTTGAACATTCCTTGGTTGTAGACATCGAATTCCAGtgcttcttcttcctttttggACCCTGGTATACACACTCTTTGCTGCTTCCGTGTTAACATGATCAAAAGCCAGTACAGAAGTCAGACAAAACGCAACAAGAATTAGGACGTAAGTCGTAAGCGTAAAAGTAACCACGAAATAAATAAGCAGATTTTAGGATTCAATAATCACGTCAAGGTAATTAGACCTTTAATAAAGAAGTTAGTATATGAAAGTATTCTAATTGAATTAGAGAATATAATCTGCATTTTATCTTTCATTCATTAAAAACGACTTAGTATTTCTAtcaattaatagaaatatcGTCAACTAGTTTCAACAATTTGTCAGCGATCAAATTGACTCACCAATGCAGCAGGGGTTTGAGACACTGCTTTATGACAGGTTGCATCCCTACCGGGTTGAGTTATCTTCAGATAACCACTGGAGCGCACAGAAATGCTCTTCGGAATGGGGACCCGCTCGGCGCTCCTCCGCTCGACGCGATTGTGCTCAGTAAGAGGCTGAGTTGCAGTCGGATAAGCGGCACGCGAAGCGGCGGCTGACGGACTGGCAACATTGAGTCGGTTGAACTCAGAGAAAAGACGATCGCGCGAGTACAGTAAGGCGACACGGTGTGAGAGATCCGCGTTGGAGAGGCGAAGAGATTCATTCTCACGACGGAGGGCGTCAAGCTCCTCAATGGAATCGTGGAGCTGAGCGAGGCAGAGTTTGTAACGGTTGTAGAGCTGCTGGTACTCGAGGATGCAGCTCGCGTCATGGAGGCGGCGATCGGTGTCTCCGCCGTCGAAGGACGCGGTGTCGGAGGGAGAGTCCGAGGAGTAGTTCTGAAAGAGAGAGGAGTAGAAAGACGGAACGGAGTTCACATAAGTCGGCGACGTAGGGAAAAGAAATGGATTGCTATGAGAGAAATGCATCGGCGACGCCGCGGAGGCGGAGGTGGCGTCGAGGCCGCCGCATGAAATATTCGCCTTCTGCATTTCACTGAAGAACACCACTAACTGCGTGctaaaacaataaaacaacAGGCAACAGGAATATAAACAATGGGAAAGAAGTATCGGGTGTCCCAGGGTGTAGAGCAGACAACCAACTAAGAACAATCCGAACCGCTAATCAGGGTGGGAATAGGCAGATCTGATGTGATTGATGGAACAGTATGAATTGCTTGGCCTTTAATATTTCGCGGGAGAAACATGCTAGTGGTGGGGGACCGCCTACTAGATCTGAAACCGTTACAAAGAAAAGCCTAACAAGAAAGGGTGGGACAGCGACCCGCCTACAGTGCCAACTATGCGGTTAGTTGCAGTTATTCAGTCCATGTGAGTTGTAAATCGTAATATACTGTGAAAAAAAATCCAGTGCAAGCAAATTGTtaatacattcaaattcaacaCTTCAGTGTTGACAATTTCACTGAAtattatatcttaaaattatattttttataataatttaaaatactaatgtAATTGACGGGTGATCgcttattataattaatataattttattattctactgaaatatcaattttaagcAATTGTgaacataaaaaaaacttttggGAATCGAATCACATAAGTTTTGATTCTGTACATTGTGAAGTAATTGTTGGCTCGTTTGATGGTAAATTCTGACgaaggaaattttttttatcataattataaatatttttttattatttaaaaaaattataaataccctcctAAGTAATGGTTGTTAACAAATATCCTCTAATAACAGCCCATCGTAAGGAGGTATTCATTAGACAAtcgttaatttaaaaaaaaaatatttataaccttttcaaataataaaataaatatttttaactgtGATAAATTGAAACAGAGTcctttataatttactttttattttaatactcTCCCTTTCTCACTTTTCTAAACC
Above is a genomic segment from Sesamum indicum cultivar Zhongzhi No. 13 linkage group LG13, S_indicum_v1.0, whole genome shotgun sequence containing:
- the LOC105176188 gene encoding zinc finger CCCH domain-containing protein 14-like isoform X2, with product MQKANISCGGLDATSASAASPMHFSHSNPFLFPTSPTYVNSVPSFYSSLFQNYSSDSPSDTASFDGGDTDRRLHDASCILEYQQLYNRYKLCLAQLHDSIEELDALRRENESLRLSNADLSHRVALLYSRDRLFSEFNRLNVASPSAAASRAAYPTATQPLTEHNRVERRSAERVPIPKSISVRSSGYLKITQPGRDATCHKAVSQTPAALQRVCIPGSKKEEEALEFDVYNQGMFKTELCNKWEETGACPYGKNCQYAHGIKELRPVIRHPRYKTEVCRMVLAGDICPYGHRCHFRHSLTEQERLMAAPPR
- the LOC105176188 gene encoding zinc finger CCCH domain-containing protein 14-like isoform X1; amino-acid sequence: MQKANISCGGLDATSASAASPMHFSHSNPFLFPTSPTYVNSVPSFYSSLFQNYSSDSPSDTASFDGGDTDRRLHDASCILEYQQLYNRYKLCLAQLHDSIEELDALRRENESLRLSNADLSHRVALLYSRDRLFSEFNRLNVASPSAAASRAAYPTATQPLTEHNRVERRSAERVPIPKSISVRSSGYLKITQPGRDATCHKAVSQTPAALQQRVCIPGSKKEEEALEFDVYNQGMFKTELCNKWEETGACPYGKNCQYAHGIKELRPVIRHPRYKTEVCRMVLAGDICPYGHRCHFRHSLTEQERLMAAPPR